The proteins below are encoded in one region of Streptomyces sp. NBC_00490:
- the infA gene encoding translation initiation factor IF-1, with amino-acid sequence MTKNKNVIEVEGKVVECLRSAMFTVQLENGHQVLAHISGKIRKNYIKIMLEDRVLVELPPYDLTRGRIVFRYRN; translated from the coding sequence ATGACGAAGAACAAGAACGTCATCGAAGTCGAGGGCAAGGTCGTCGAGTGCCTGCGCAGCGCCATGTTCACCGTGCAGCTCGAGAACGGTCACCAGGTGCTCGCGCACATCAGCGGGAAGATCCGCAAGAACTACATCAAGATCATGCTGGAGGACCGCGTGCTGGTGGAGCTCCCGCCGTACGACCTGACGCGCGGCCGGATCGTGTTCCGGTACCGGAACTAG
- a CDS encoding dihydrofolate reductase family protein: MPKVRVHNVTISLDGFVAGTNQRLDAPFGDGVGWGDELHSWFISAMEDTAAGKSGIDVDYFVRGDQNIGATIMGRNMFGPQRGPWEDESWKGWWGDNPPYHHDVFVHTHHLRPKLEMAGGTVFHFTDEPVETVLRRAFHAADGKDVRIGGGAAVIQQYLRARLIDELHLAVAPILIGRGERLLENLGEGIDGYRVAELVGSPTVTHAVLVRR; the protein is encoded by the coding sequence ATGCCCAAGGTCCGGGTACACAACGTGACGATCTCGCTCGACGGCTTCGTCGCCGGCACGAACCAGCGGCTCGACGCCCCCTTCGGTGACGGCGTCGGCTGGGGTGACGAGCTGCACAGCTGGTTCATCTCCGCGATGGAGGACACCGCCGCGGGCAAGAGCGGAATCGATGTCGATTACTTCGTCCGCGGCGACCAGAACATCGGCGCCACGATCATGGGGCGGAACATGTTCGGGCCGCAGCGCGGGCCGTGGGAGGACGAGTCCTGGAAGGGCTGGTGGGGCGACAACCCGCCCTACCACCACGACGTTTTCGTGCACACGCACCATCTGCGCCCGAAGCTGGAGATGGCCGGCGGAACCGTCTTCCACTTCACCGACGAGCCGGTGGAGACGGTGCTGCGGCGTGCGTTCCACGCCGCGGACGGCAAGGACGTCCGGATCGGCGGCGGCGCGGCGGTCATCCAGCAGTACCTGCGCGCCAGGCTGATCGACGAACTCCACTTGGCGGTCGCGCCGATCCTCATCGGACGTGGGGAGCGGCTGCTCGAGAATCTGGGGGAGGGGATCGACGGCTACCGGGTCGCCGAGTTGGTCGGCTCCCCGACC
- a CDS encoding SMI1/KNR4 family protein encodes MDSRISRIRSKLAKVPYQVQRSYSSGAECHGFRVGPRIRAARVDAFEGEHHIALPSAYRAFLVELGGSGAGPFGGLLPLEECRLYTMDRQPPDGTARGFHHVSHPDALRGDLFLHIVEMGGTDLCLIGVTGPLTGRVLVGNADGFWPPNVSSASDFLAWYERWLDHMREGKDNAALGLTSPATVANTSWGPRARARTSVRSQAPES; translated from the coding sequence ATGGACTCCCGCATATCGCGCATACGCTCCAAGCTGGCGAAGGTGCCGTACCAGGTACAGCGCAGCTATTCGTCGGGCGCGGAGTGTCACGGATTTCGCGTCGGCCCGCGTATCAGGGCCGCGCGGGTGGACGCCTTCGAGGGCGAACACCACATCGCATTGCCGTCGGCCTACCGAGCGTTCCTTGTCGAGCTCGGGGGCAGCGGTGCCGGCCCTTTCGGCGGCCTGCTTCCGCTGGAGGAGTGCAGGCTGTACACCATGGACCGGCAGCCTCCGGACGGCACCGCGCGGGGATTCCATCACGTGAGCCATCCGGACGCGCTGCGAGGCGACCTGTTCCTCCACATCGTCGAGATGGGCGGCACCGACCTGTGCCTCATCGGCGTGACCGGTCCCCTCACCGGCCGCGTCCTCGTCGGCAACGCGGACGGCTTCTGGCCCCCGAACGTCTCCTCGGCCTCCGACTTCCTCGCCTGGTACGAACGTTGGCTGGACCACATGCGGGAGGGCAAGGACAACGCCGCTCTGGGGCTCACCTCCCCTGCGACCGTGGCCAACACCTCCTGGGGTCCCCGTGCCAGGGCCCGGACGTCTGTGCGGTCGCAAGCCCCGGAGAGTTGA